From the Notolabrus celidotus isolate fNotCel1 chromosome 12, fNotCel1.pri, whole genome shotgun sequence genome, one window contains:
- the LOC117822791 gene encoding von Willebrand factor D and EGF domain-containing protein isoform X2 — MCPPASAGPRLHNNGPQQGCELHQGRFQEACRAKQPPAPSPPVIVSEVTGNTVYLKCSFESSSNSSLGYVVAWSRLSPEGRREELKQETTIQTSDFIELDGFNLRLGDKIYCSCSSFFLDSPDVHSASVESQEFFAGIRLRPEVNSVSEDGRLYVLVVESTVPIPCLEGSSFSTEQCTLSLKLSTSSQDESFLGADLSLSSCTVDLTEGPCRDGICSQSLIHFSPITDFVKDGNKTTQISAKSIITENFLWNGYSPEPVEITVKDVPSAYCYAFSDPHIITFDGRHYENYQIGTFVLYKSSLWSFEVHVRQWECGSVVHAASCVCGFVVRDGGDVVAFDMCNGEMGETKPHLSVKNRDLSKSGIRITESYQGRKVTMTFSSGAFVRADVSNWGMSLTLRAPGSDWSHTEGLCGTYDGRSDNDFQSAGGAMLEDLYAFISAWRLPPGSSLFDTVPSHLSPLSPHRFCNCQVEPRPASPRARSQQATSSGSTCSHHGNVHLSGVIPTLDVTAEYISSVELLTGDGSDRQPLPPGQSSQNTQSRGRDARSRDRASTSAHQQRRRGRRQTHRFVSNSPHQSLSQSDLEGFTYFFPEDHEAAVKPDSSLTWPTPSGLSEQQARSHCQQAVANSSIATGCRRLLPESMISSTVGMCVADLQLKDELSWLNATLPLLENECERRLMEERRKEEEFQDVLSILKCPNLCNWNGQCSEWGCVCFPGFGSYDCSVLADQIPEITELEKEGLCDVRQGDCSAIQVYGQGFKDSYELKCEFVKEKFADGDWVLDEPQFIRAVFLDVTALECQLPLQDSRAPADLDLEGAKNRPLARWQIKVSNDGYSYSNAKILTLYDGACQICSLNTEVLCTLREKTCNIDGLCFNEGESNPSSPCLTCRPDSSKHTWSIAEKNEPPALLSSSFSLQSFQGESFIYQLQAEDPEGSAVLFTLESGPEGASLSPAGLLMWKATSEASDTHTFRFTVTDDCNAETRSSLQVSVRSCECLNGASCVTNVNFPAGSGEYRCVCQDGFRGERCEVDIDDCKPNPCRLGRCIDGPNSFSCICPLGMTGRTCREDIDECVSQPCSPGVNCNNTLGSFICGLCPQGYSGDGRTCTLVAATTPVRVPQVPHRSKPSGPSPCSRRLCHPGVQCFESTHVSAGFVCGPCPPGLIGNGRTCTAAGQVTSGADGQNHFLKPNSSRETSPTSSSSSSPTSPRRPSDRRTRPESTVSSIRRTSSSDRKTTALPQSQTEVELNHDLLTTGVRWGSPSHIVTCADSPCFPGVPCEPTVTGSFKCGRCPYGYTGDGVVCKAVCRYQCGRNMECSLPNTCTCKEGYTGYNCHIAVCRPDCKNQGKCVRPNVCECPVGYGGPTCEEASCEPSCQHGGTCLARNLCTCPYGYVGPRCEIMVCNRHCENGGECVSPDVCKCKPGWYGPTCNSALCNPFCLNGGTCIRPNICSCPGGFYGSQCQIAVCTPPCKNGGQCMRNNVCSCPEGYTGKRCQKSVCEPMCMNKGKCVGPNTCSCASGWRGRRCNIPVCLQKCKNGGECLGPNTCHCPTGWEGLQCQTPVCKQKCMNGGRCVLPDYCYCRKGFKGLTCTIKASQV; from the exons ATGTGTCCCCCGGCGTCCGCTGGGCCACGTCTCCATAACAACGGCCCTCAGCAAGGTTGTGAATTACACCAAGGCAGGTTTCAGGAAGCATGCAGAG CAAAGCAGCCTCCCGCTCCCTCTCCACCAGTGATCGTTTCGGAGGTGACTGGAAACACGGTCTACCTCAAGTGCAGCTTCGAGAGCAGCTCCAACAGCTCTCTGGGATACGTGGTGGCCTGGTCGCGTCTCTCACCTGAGGGCAGGAGGGAGGAACTCAAGCAGGAGACCACAATCCAGACCTCCGACTTCATCGAGCTGGACGGCTTCAACCTCCGTCTGGGTGACAAG ATCTACTGCTCCTGCTCCAGTTTCTTCCTAGACTCTCCTGATGTCCACAGTGCTTCAGTGGAAAGTCAGGAGTTCTTTGCTGGAATAAGG cTACGACCGGAGGTGAACAGTGTGTCTGAGGATGGGAGGCTGTATGTGCTGGTGGTTGAGAGCACAGTTCCTATCCCATGTCTGGAGGGTTCATCCTTCTCTACAGAGCAGTGCACCCTGTCTCTGAAGCTCAGCACCAGCAGTCAAG ATGAGTCCTTCTTGGGTGCAGatctgtctctgtcctcctgTACGGTGGATCTGACCGAGGGGCCCTGTAGGGATGGGATCTGCAGCCAGTCTTTGATCCACTTCAGCCCCATCACTGACTTTGTCAAAGACGGCAACAAGACAACTCAGATATCTGCGAAATCCATCATCACAGAGAACTTTCTCTGGAATGGGTACTCGCCAGAACCAGTGGAG ATCACAGTGAAGGACGTCCCTTCAGCTTACTGCTACGCCTTCTCTGATCCACACATCATCACTTTTGATGGCAG GCACTACGAGAACTACCAGATAGGCACGTTTGTTCTCTATAAGAGCAGCCTGTGGTCGTTTGAAGTCCACGTTCGTCAGTGGGAGTGCGGCAGCGTTGTGCACGCCGCCTCCTGTGTGTGCGGCTTTGTGGTGAGGGACGGCGGGGATGTCGTTGCTTTCGACATGTGCAATGGAGAAATGGGAGAAACCAAACCTCACCTCTCTGTGAAGAACAGAGACCTGAGCAAGAGCGGCATCCGCATCACAGAGTCCTACCAGGGACGCAAGGTCACG ATGACCTTCTCATCAGGAGCTTTCGTTCGAGCCGACGTGTCTAACTGGGGAATGAGTCTGACACTGAGAGCTCCTGGTTCAGACTGGAGTCACACTGAGGGCCTGTGTGGGACTTATGATGGACGGTCAGACAACGACTTCCAATCAGCCGGGGGCGCCATGTTGGAGGATCTCTATGCTTTTATCTCTGCATGGAG aCTCCCTCCAGGCAGCAGCCTGTTTGACACCGTGCCATCCCATCTGAGTCCCCTGAGCCCCCACAGGTTCTGTAACTGTCAGGTGGAGCCCCGCCCCGCATCCCCCAGAGCCCGATCTCAACAAGCCACCTCCTCTGGCTCCACCTGCTCTCATCACGGCAACGTGCATCTCTCCGGTGTCATCCCCACTCTGGATGTCACCGCTGAATACATCAGCTCAGTGGAATTACTCACAGGTGATGGGAGTGACAGACAGCCGCTGCCTCCGGGCCAAAGCAGCCAAAACACCCAGAGTAGAGGTCGGGATGCTCGGTCCAGGGACAGAGCTTCAACATCAGCTCACCAGCAGCGACGTAGAGGCAGAAGGCAGACTCACCGCTTTGTCTCCAACTCTCCACACCAGAGTCTCAGCCAGTCGGATTTAGAGGGCTTCACCTACTTTTTCCCAGAGGACCATGAAGCTGCAGTCAAACCAGACTCCTCGCTCACCTGGCCCACACCTTCTGGCCTGAGCGAGCAGCAGGCCAGGTCTCACTGCCAGCAGGCCGTGGCAAACTCCAGCATAGCGACAGGATGCAGGCGTCTGCTTCCAGAGTCAATGATAAGCAGCACTGTGGGTATGTGTGTCGCCGACCTGCAGCTGAAGGACGAGCTGTCGTGGCTGAATGCAACGTTACCTCTGCTGGAGAACGAGTGTGAGAGGAgactgatggaggagaggaggaaagaagaagagttcCAGGATGTTCTCTCCATCCTCAAGTGTCCAAACCTGTGCAACTGGAACGGCCAGTGCTCCGAGTGGGGATGTGTGTGCTTCCCTGGATTTGGCTCGTATGACTGCAGTGTGCTGGCTG ACCAGATCCCAGAGATCACTGAGCTGGAGAAGGAGGGTCTGTGTGACGTCCGGCAGGGAGACTGCTCCGCCATCCAGGTCTACGGCCAAGGGTTCAAGGACTCCTACGAGCTCAAGTGTgagtttgtgaaagaaaag TTTGCAGATGGAGACTGGGTTCTGGACGAGCCCCAGTTCATCCGGGCCGTCTTTTTGGACGTGACAGCTCTAGAGTGCCAGCTCCCCCTGCAGGACAGCCGGGCTCCTGCAGACCTGGACCTGGAAGGTGCAAAGAACAGACCCCTGGCTCGCTGGCAGATCAAA GTTTCCAACGATGGCTACAGCTACAGTAACGCCAAGATCCTGACTCTGTATGACGGAGCCTGCCAGATCTGCAGCCTCAACACTGAAGTCCTCTGTACCCTCAGA GAGAAAACCTGCAACATTGACGGTCTGTGTTTCAACGAGGGGGAGTCCAATCCCAGCAGCCCCTGCCTCACATGTCGCCCTGACTCGTCCAAACACACGTGGTCCATCGCAGAGA AGAACGAGCCTCCAGCGCTCCTGTCTTCATCGTTTAGTCTCCAGTCCTTCCAGGGTGAGAGTTTCATCTACCAGCTACAGGCTGAGGACCCCGAGGGCTCAGCAGTGCTCTTCACTCTGGAGTCAGGCCCCGAAGGAGCATCTCTGTCTCCGGCCGGTCTGCTGATGTGGAAGGCCACATCTGAggcttcagacacacacactttcaggtTCACCGTGACAGACGACTGTAACGCTGAGACCAGATCCTCCTTACAG GTATCTGTGCGCTCCTGTGAGTGTCTGAATGGAGCTTCCTGTGTCACCAACGTCAACTTCCCAGCCGGCAGCGGGGAGTACCGCTGCGTGTGTCAGGACGGGTTCAGAGGTGAAAGGTGTGAAGTGGACATCGATGACTGTAAACCAAACCCCTGCAGACTGGGCCGCTGTATAGACGGACCCAACTCCTTTTCCTGTATCTGCCCGCTTGGAATGACGG GCCGCACGTGTAGAGAAGACATAGATGAGTGCGTCTCTCAGCCTTGTTCTCCTGGAGTGAACTGTAACAACACGCTGGGCTCCTTCATCTGTGGACTCTGCCCTCAAGGATACAGCGGCGATGGGAGAACCTGCACAC TCGTAGCAGCGACCACACCAGTAAGAGTTCCTCAGGTTCCTCACAGATCCAAACCCTCGGGCCCGTCACCGTGCTCCAGGCGGCTGTGTCACCCGGGGGTTCAGTGTTTTGAGAGCACCCATGTCTCAGCGGGGTTCGTCTGTGGACCCTGTCCTCCTGGTCTCATTGGAAATGGACGGACATGCACggcagcag GTCAGGTCACCAGTGGAGCAGATGGTCAAAATCATTTCCTCAAACCAAACTCCAGCAGAGAAACATCtcccacttcctcctcctcatcatctccCACCTCACCCAGAAGACCCTCGGACAGGAGGACCAGACCTGAAAGCACCGTCTCCAGTATCAGGAGGACGTCCTCCAGCGACAGAAAGACCACGGCTCTGCCACAGAGTCAAACTGAGGTGGAGCTGAACCACGACCTCCTCACCACAGGGGTCAGATGGGGGTCACCGTCTCACATTGTGACCTGTGCTGACTCGCCCTGCTTCCCTGGTGTTCCCTGTGAGCCCACTGTGACAGGATCCTTCAAGTGTGGACGCTGCCCGTACGGATACACCGGAGATGGAGTCGTATGTAAAG CTGTGTGCAGGTATCAGTGTGGGAGGAACATGGAGTGCTCTCTGCCCAACACCTGCACCTGTAAGGAAGGCTACACCGGCTACAACTGTCATATCG ctGTGTGTCGACCCGACTGTAAGAATCAGGGAAAGTGTGTGAGACCCAACGTGTGTGAGTGTCCTGTGGGCTACGGTGGGCCTACCTGTGAGGAAG CTAGCTGTGAGCCGTCCTGTCAACATGGAGGAACCTGTCTGGCCAGAAACCTGTGTACCTGTCCGTATGGATACGTGGGACCCAGATGTGAAATCA TGGTGTGTAACAGGCACTGTGAAAATGGAGGTGAATGTGTGTCTCCTGATGTCTGCAAATGCAAACCTGGCTGGTACGGACCAACATGCAACTCAG CTCTCTGTAACCCGTTTTGTCTGAATGGAGGGACCTGTATTAGACCAAACATCTGTTCCTGTCCTGGTGGCTTCTACGGCTCTCAGTGTCAAATTG cTGTTTGCACTCCTCCCTGTAAGAACGGAGGTCAGTGCATGAGGAACAACGTGTGCTCCTGCCCTGAAGGCTACACAGGAAAACGCTGTCAGAAGA gtgtgtgtgagccaaTGTGCATGAACAAAGGCAAGTGTGTGGGACCCAACACATGCTCCTGTGCATCAgggtggagagggaggaggtgcAACATAC CTGTCTGTCTGCAAAAGTGTAAAAATGGCGGTGAGTGTTTGGGACCAAACACCTGTCACTGTCCCACCGGCTGGGAAGGTCTCCAGTGTCAAACAC CGGTCTGTAAACAGAAGTGTATGAATGGAGGGAGGTGTGTCCTCCCTGACTACTGCTACTGTCGGAAAGGCTTCAAGGGACTCACCTGCACAATAAAG GCATCACAGGTATGA